The following coding sequences are from one Chiloscyllium punctatum isolate Juve2018m unplaced genomic scaffold, sChiPun1.3 scaffold_936, whole genome shotgun sequence window:
- the LOC140474316 gene encoding transmembrane protease serine 12-like: MLSPQTAGLRPLMGDPVSSRIVGGQDALPGAWPWQVSVQYNQRNVQQHVCGGIIIAQRWVLTAAHCFCDRMSDRYSWLVVTGLHQRSRFGAHTRVLVVDRILQHKEFNRETLEHDVALLRLHQAIVYSPYVQPICLPSPHQQLTQLNPCYITGWGARETKGPSSDILQEAQVDLIPNKVCNQHDWYDGIITPRMRCAGFEAGLIDGCQGDSGGPLECFDHRDSRFYLLGVSSFGLQCGLPQKVGVYTRPGAYLDWIRATQTENRGEGVAPAPHTGYVLALIAVRVLA, translated from the exons ATGCTGTCTCCCCAGACTGCGGGCCTACGCCCCCTGATGGGTGACCCAGTGTCCAGCCGGATAGTGGGTGGGCAGGACGCTCTGCCCGGTGCCTGGCCCTGGCAGGTCAGTGTCCAGTACAACCAGCGCAATGTCCAGCAGCATGTCTGTGGAGGAATCATCATCGCTCAGCGATGGGTCCTCACTGCAGCTCACTGCTTCTGCGACAGGATGAG TGACCGGTACTCCTGGTTGGTGGTGACTGGGCTTCACCAACGCTCCCGGTTTGGTGCCCACACCCGCGTTCTGGTGGTGGACAGGATCCTGCAGCACAAGGAGTTCAACAGAGAGACCCTGGAACATGACGTGGCGTTACTGAGACTGCACCAGGCCATTGTCTACTCTCCATACGTCCAGCCCATCTGTCTACCCAGCCCCCACCAACAACTGACCCAACTCAACCCCTGCTACATCACCGGctggggagcgagggagaccaagG GTCCATCATCAGATATTCTGCAGGAGGCACAAGTTGACCTAATACCCAACAAGGTGTGTAACCAACACGACTGGTACGATGGGATTATTACCCCTCGCATGAGGTGTGCTGGATTTGAGGCTGGACTTATCGATGGCTGCCAG gGAGACAGCGGGGGACCCCTGGAGTGCTTCGACCACCGCGACTCGCGCTTCTACCTCCTGGGCGTCTCGAGTTTCGGGTTGCAGTGCGGGCTCCCCCAGAAGGTGGGGGTCTACACCCGGCCGGGCGCTTACTTGGACTGGATCCGCGCCACCCAGACCGAGAACCGGGGAGAGGGCGTGGCACCCGCGCCTCACACCGGCTACGTCCTGGCGCTGATCGCCGTCCGCGTGCTGGCCTGA